A single window of Microbacterium oryzae DNA harbors:
- the iolB gene encoding 5-deoxy-glucuronate isomerase, translated as MGTSTTPWLHPQGSLSDGPWETVVDDSLEGWQHTGLRVAELDGNTAELPAGDIERIVVPLSGSFSVTYAEEDGDEQTQELVGRPTVFSGPTDVLFLGAGTRATLTGAGRVAVAEAPTATRTPARYLPATDIAVELRGAGRSSRQVHGFGLPGAMDEPAKLLVCEVITPADNWSSYPPHKHDEDRPGHEAVLEEIYYFESSRDPGRARDDDALGVFHTYPAAGDDIRIDAVVRSGDVALVPRGYHGPAAAVPGYHLYYLNVMAGPGDARAWVVADDPAHAWVRGSWDDQPLDERLPFTR; from the coding sequence ATGGGCACTTCCACGACACCCTGGCTGCATCCGCAGGGATCGCTCTCCGACGGCCCCTGGGAGACCGTCGTCGACGACTCCCTCGAGGGCTGGCAGCACACCGGACTGCGCGTCGCCGAGCTCGATGGGAACACGGCGGAGCTCCCCGCCGGCGACATCGAGCGCATCGTCGTCCCCCTCTCCGGGTCGTTCAGCGTGACGTACGCCGAGGAGGACGGTGACGAGCAGACTCAGGAGCTCGTCGGACGCCCGACGGTGTTCTCCGGCCCCACCGACGTGCTGTTCCTCGGCGCGGGAACGCGCGCGACGCTGACGGGAGCCGGCCGCGTGGCGGTGGCGGAGGCGCCGACCGCCACCCGCACCCCGGCGCGCTATCTTCCCGCGACCGACATCGCCGTGGAGCTGCGCGGCGCGGGCCGCTCGTCGCGGCAGGTGCACGGATTCGGCCTGCCGGGCGCCATGGACGAGCCGGCGAAGCTCCTGGTGTGCGAGGTCATCACCCCCGCCGACAACTGGTCGTCGTATCCGCCGCACAAGCACGACGAGGATCGGCCGGGGCACGAGGCGGTGCTGGAGGAGATCTACTACTTCGAGTCGTCACGCGACCCCGGGCGCGCCCGCGACGACGACGCCCTCGGCGTCTTCCACACCTATCCGGCGGCGGGCGACGACATCCGCATCGACGCCGTCGTCCGCTCCGGCGACGTCGCCCTGGTGCCGCGCGGGTACCACGGGCCGGCAGCCGCTGTCCCCGGCTACCACCTCTACTACCTCAACGTCATGGCCGGCCCCGGCGACGCCCGGGCGTGGGTCGTGGCGGACGACCCCGCGCACGCGTGGGTGCGGGGGAGCTGGGACGACCAGCCCCTGGACGAGCGTCTCCCGTTCACGCGCTGA
- a CDS encoding Gfo/Idh/MocA family protein, producing the protein MATTPSRPLGVGLVSVGWMGRLHSRAYANLPLVYPELGITPRLVQAADTAEAGRAYATEVLGYDSAVSDYREVLANPEVDVVSICAPNFLHAEVGIAAAQAGKHIWIEKPVGRGAHETAAIRGAVIAAGVTSSIGFNYRQPPAIQRARQLISEGALGQITNVRGRFFGGFSADPQSPRAWRFVREQSGSGVLGDLMGHLVDLVHFLLGPVSSVTASTGTYITERPGLPGTPDEGRMLPVENEDYANMLLRFDDSAVAAGALGTLDASWLAVGPKAEYAIEIFGTEGSLRWDFERMNELELAIRRPGQSLGYTRLFADDTFPEYSRFQPGSGTPMGYDDLKTIEAKKFLLAATGGSSDNSTIHDALASAQVLTAAEESAASGQWVATPVVEGHTGNVKGA; encoded by the coding sequence ATGGCCACCACCCCCTCGCGCCCTCTCGGCGTCGGTCTCGTCAGCGTCGGCTGGATGGGCCGCCTCCACAGCCGCGCCTACGCCAACCTCCCGCTCGTCTACCCCGAGCTCGGCATCACGCCGCGCCTCGTGCAGGCCGCCGACACCGCGGAAGCCGGCCGCGCGTACGCGACCGAGGTGCTCGGCTACGACTCCGCGGTCTCGGACTACCGGGAGGTGCTTGCGAACCCGGAGGTCGACGTGGTGTCGATCTGCGCGCCCAACTTCCTGCACGCGGAGGTCGGCATCGCCGCCGCGCAGGCGGGCAAGCACATCTGGATCGAGAAGCCGGTCGGACGCGGCGCGCATGAGACCGCGGCCATCCGCGGCGCCGTCATCGCCGCGGGCGTGACCTCGAGCATCGGGTTCAACTACCGGCAGCCGCCGGCCATCCAGCGGGCCCGGCAGCTCATCAGCGAGGGCGCGCTCGGGCAGATCACCAACGTCCGCGGGCGCTTCTTCGGCGGCTTCAGCGCCGACCCGCAGTCTCCGCGGGCGTGGCGATTCGTCCGCGAGCAGAGCGGATCCGGCGTCCTCGGCGACCTCATGGGCCACCTCGTCGACCTCGTGCACTTCCTGCTCGGGCCGGTCTCGTCGGTGACGGCCTCGACCGGCACGTACATCACCGAGCGTCCGGGGCTGCCGGGCACGCCCGATGAGGGGCGCATGCTGCCCGTCGAGAACGAGGACTACGCGAACATGCTCCTCCGCTTCGACGACTCGGCCGTGGCGGCCGGGGCGCTCGGCACACTCGACGCCTCGTGGCTCGCCGTCGGTCCGAAGGCCGAGTACGCGATCGAGATCTTCGGCACGGAGGGGTCGCTGCGCTGGGACTTCGAGCGCATGAACGAGCTCGAGCTGGCCATCCGTCGCCCCGGGCAGAGCCTCGGCTACACGCGCCTGTTCGCCGACGACACCTTCCCGGAGTACTCGCGCTTCCAGCCCGGATCGGGCACGCCGATGGGCTACGACGACCTCAAGACCATCGAGGCGAAGAAGTTCCTCCTCGCCGCAACGGGCGGGTCGTCCGACAACTCGACCATCCACGACGCGCTGGCATCGGCGCAGGTCCTGACCGCGGCCGAGGAGTCGGCGGCATCGGGCCAGTGGGTGGCGACCCCGGTCGTCGAGGGGCACACCGGCAACGTGAAGGGGGCATGA
- a CDS encoding IclR family transcriptional regulator — MATIKVLANARQLVDALAEHGPLSPAEAAELIRVPRPSVYRLAGALEAVDLVETLPDARIALSRRWLHLADAARSATTEWAGVDAVLDGIVDATGQTAFLSVPRANGAVCVAWSPGRGVGVLLLKPGRSLPYHAGAAGRVLLAFQQPDPEALIADAPLPALTPRTLVDADALRADIAATRKRGYSVSDEDVTVGIGALGVPVRDARGAVRASLSLSGFAEAIREAEEEYVGVLRDAVTRISPA; from the coding sequence ATGGCCACCATCAAGGTCCTCGCCAATGCGCGGCAGCTCGTGGACGCGCTGGCCGAGCACGGCCCCCTCTCGCCGGCGGAGGCCGCGGAGCTCATCCGCGTTCCGCGCCCGAGCGTGTACCGTCTCGCGGGAGCGCTCGAGGCCGTCGACCTCGTCGAGACCCTTCCCGACGCCCGCATCGCCCTCAGCCGCCGGTGGCTGCACCTCGCCGACGCGGCGCGGTCGGCGACGACGGAGTGGGCGGGCGTCGATGCCGTGCTCGACGGCATCGTGGACGCGACCGGGCAGACCGCGTTCCTCAGTGTCCCGCGCGCGAACGGCGCCGTCTGCGTCGCCTGGTCACCCGGCCGGGGGGTGGGGGTCCTGCTGCTGAAGCCGGGTCGGTCGCTGCCGTACCACGCAGGTGCGGCGGGGCGCGTGCTGCTCGCTTTCCAGCAGCCCGACCCCGAGGCCCTGATCGCCGACGCGCCGCTCCCGGCGCTCACGCCGCGCACTCTGGTCGACGCCGACGCCCTGCGCGCGGACATCGCCGCGACGCGGAAGCGCGGCTACTCGGTCTCCGACGAGGACGTCACGGTCGGCATCGGGGCGCTGGGCGTCCCCGTCCGCGACGCGCGAGGAGCGGTTCGCGCGAGCCTCTCGCTGAGCGGCTTCGCCGAGGCCATCCGAGAGGCGGAGGAGGAGTACGTCGGCGTCCTGCGGGACGCGGTGACGCGCATCTCGCCCGCGTAG
- a CDS encoding IclR family transcriptional regulator yields the protein MTSDTAARPGLEIIDKADAVLRVLTAENDLSAAEIAAAVGEPTSSTYRLLTSLAAVDLIESAPARGRFRLSVDLMRIGGAVEDRLSVREAAVPGLRRLLADTGLTSFLCIRAGDRAVCVERFDGRDVRSLALALGQSLPLHRGAAPQALFAFLPQAERMAVVASLRTDRSDPVTETDEEIERMVAAVRAAGSTLSDGDVTPGIAAVGAPVFDHRGQVAAAISVSGIRGQVLDPALDVPERVRSAARAASAQLGFREEER from the coding sequence GTGACCTCCGATACCGCCGCCCGTCCGGGCCTCGAGATCATCGACAAGGCCGACGCCGTGCTTCGAGTGCTCACGGCGGAGAACGACCTGTCCGCCGCCGAGATCGCCGCCGCGGTGGGCGAGCCGACGAGCTCCACCTACCGGCTGCTGACGAGTCTGGCGGCCGTGGACCTCATCGAATCGGCCCCCGCGCGCGGCAGGTTCCGCCTCTCCGTCGACCTCATGCGGATCGGCGGCGCCGTCGAGGATCGACTGAGCGTGCGGGAGGCCGCCGTGCCGGGCCTGCGCCGCCTCTTGGCGGACACGGGTCTCACGAGCTTCCTCTGCATCCGCGCGGGCGACCGCGCGGTGTGCGTCGAGCGCTTCGACGGCCGCGACGTCCGCTCGCTCGCCCTCGCGCTCGGGCAGTCGCTTCCGCTGCACCGGGGCGCGGCGCCGCAGGCGCTGTTCGCGTTCCTGCCGCAGGCCGAGCGGATGGCCGTGGTCGCTTCGCTGCGCACGGACCGGTCGGACCCGGTGACCGAGACGGACGAGGAGATCGAGCGGATGGTCGCTGCCGTGCGCGCGGCGGGATCGACGCTGTCGGACGGCGACGTCACCCCCGGGATCGCCGCCGTCGGCGCCCCCGTCTTCGACCACCGCGGTCAGGTCGCCGCCGCCATCTCCGTGAGTGGCATCCGCGGGCAGGTGCTGGATCCCGCGCTCGACGTGCCGGAGCGCGTGCGATCGGCGGCGCGCGCCGCCAGTGCGCAGCTCGGCTTCCGCGAGGAGGAGCGCTGA
- a CDS encoding transketolase produces the protein MDAAATRPPNDELAALAREARWRIVETVAASKAGHIGGPLSATDLLIALYFAQLAIDPADPQREDRDRFILSKGHSAIGLYAVLALRGYFPVEELATFDHGDSRLQGHPDMLLTPGIDASTGSLGQGLSAGAGMALGAKRLGRDFHTWVMVGDGELEEGMVWETVLSAPRFGLDNLTLIIDLNGLQQYGWPAGDADRFDRSEPVGHVDLERVFTGFGWNALTIDGHDFDAILGAFDRVTADRGVSGRPTVIIARTAKGRGISFTEGTYRWHNGVATEEQLETARTELLGATGAGR, from the coding sequence ATGGACGCTGCTGCCACCCGGCCGCCCAACGACGAGCTCGCCGCGCTCGCGCGGGAGGCCCGCTGGAGGATCGTGGAGACGGTCGCGGCGAGCAAGGCGGGTCACATCGGCGGCCCGCTCTCGGCGACGGACCTCCTCATCGCGCTGTACTTCGCCCAGCTCGCTATCGACCCCGCTGACCCGCAGCGGGAGGATCGCGACCGCTTCATCCTCTCGAAGGGGCACTCGGCCATCGGGCTCTACGCCGTCCTCGCCCTGCGGGGCTACTTCCCCGTCGAGGAGCTCGCCACCTTCGACCACGGCGACTCGCGCCTGCAGGGCCACCCCGACATGCTCCTCACCCCCGGCATCGACGCCTCGACCGGGTCGCTCGGCCAGGGTCTGTCGGCGGGCGCCGGGATGGCCCTCGGCGCCAAGCGACTGGGCCGCGACTTCCACACCTGGGTGATGGTCGGCGACGGGGAGCTGGAGGAGGGGATGGTCTGGGAGACCGTGCTCTCGGCCCCGCGCTTCGGCCTGGACAACCTCACCCTCATCATCGACCTCAACGGGCTGCAGCAGTACGGCTGGCCGGCGGGCGACGCCGACCGGTTCGACCGCAGCGAGCCCGTCGGACACGTGGACCTCGAGCGCGTGTTCACGGGCTTCGGCTGGAACGCGCTGACCATCGACGGGCACGACTTCGACGCCATCCTGGGCGCCTTCGACCGCGTGACCGCTGACCGGGGCGTCTCCGGCCGGCCCACGGTCATCATCGCCCGCACGGCGAAGGGGCGCGGCATCTCCTTCACGGAGGGGACCTACAGGTGGCACAACGGCGTGGCCACGGAGGAACAGCTCGAGACGGCTCGCACGGAGCTGCTCGGAGCGACGGGAGCGGGTCGATGA
- a CDS encoding Gfo/Idh/MocA family protein, which yields MRIGVVGLGRIGAMHARNLAATAGVDEVVLIGRSRERAEEFRQRVDLAGLGACAAPLVAGDGWDAELDRLDGVVVATTTSTHPDFARRAARAGVPALVEKPLALDVASLERLADEIEATGSEVMVAFHRRYDPAHQELRRRVGSGELGVVRAVRATGHDHHALPVDYVPVSGGIWHDMLVHDFDSIPWVTGQRVVSVWGAGSVLDAPVHAEHDDVDTALAVLVLESGATATVSGVRRNGAGQDVRLEVFGTRDTAAVGLDARTPVTSAEPGVPAPARGYEDFAERFAPAFRAEMRAFVDLVAGVGANLTPPREGVVALRIADAAARSLRTGETVSLL from the coding sequence ATGAGGATCGGCGTCGTCGGCCTGGGGCGCATCGGCGCCATGCACGCCCGGAACCTCGCGGCCACGGCCGGCGTCGACGAGGTCGTGCTCATCGGCCGCTCGCGCGAACGGGCCGAGGAGTTCCGGCAGCGGGTCGACCTCGCTGGGCTCGGGGCATGCGCCGCGCCGCTCGTGGCCGGCGACGGGTGGGACGCCGAGCTCGATCGCCTCGACGGGGTGGTCGTCGCCACCACGACGAGCACCCACCCGGATTTCGCGCGGCGGGCCGCGCGCGCGGGGGTGCCCGCGCTCGTGGAGAAGCCGCTCGCGCTGGACGTCGCGAGCCTGGAGCGTCTGGCGGACGAGATCGAGGCGACGGGCTCCGAGGTGATGGTCGCCTTCCACCGGCGCTACGACCCCGCGCATCAGGAGCTCCGCCGCCGCGTGGGGTCGGGCGAGCTGGGCGTTGTCCGCGCGGTCCGCGCCACCGGGCACGATCACCACGCGCTCCCCGTCGACTACGTCCCGGTCTCCGGCGGCATCTGGCACGACATGCTCGTCCACGATTTCGACAGCATCCCGTGGGTGACCGGCCAGCGGGTCGTGTCGGTCTGGGGTGCCGGCTCCGTGCTGGACGCCCCGGTGCATGCGGAGCACGACGACGTCGACACCGCGCTCGCCGTGCTCGTGCTCGAGTCGGGCGCGACGGCCACGGTCAGCGGCGTGCGCCGCAACGGCGCGGGGCAGGACGTGCGCCTCGAGGTGTTCGGCACGCGGGACACCGCCGCGGTCGGCCTCGACGCCCGCACCCCGGTCACGTCCGCCGAGCCGGGCGTCCCTGCACCCGCTCGGGGGTACGAGGACTTCGCCGAGCGCTTCGCTCCCGCGTTCCGCGCGGAGATGCGCGCGTTCGTCGACCTCGTGGCCGGTGTCGGCGCGAACCTCACCCCGCCGCGCGAGGGCGTGGTCGCCCTGCGGATCGCCGACGCCGCCGCACGATCGCTCCGCACCGGCGAGACCGTCTCCCTTCTCTGA
- a CDS encoding sugar phosphate isomerase/epimerase family protein, translating into MSADRLVATCWTSAGDAQPQGRELSPFPILDRVRATAAAGWSGIGFGQDDLRHARDTIGFAALRAEIDDAGLSHVEVELATDWWREDDAWRGTWDLLLDAAHDLSAVFIKAGPGMGEPPADVTVFAAPLRRLAEEAADAGTRVALEPFPFGTIATIPQGVQAVRAADHPALGLLVDFWHVFRPGTSFAELREVLDPAILFGVELSDAEFEVSGTLFEDTRDNRRLIGEGAQDVVGFIRTIREIGYRGPWGVEILSAEHRRRPLDEAMRVAYATAAETLARA; encoded by the coding sequence ATGAGCGCGGACCGCCTCGTCGCCACCTGCTGGACGAGCGCCGGCGATGCGCAGCCGCAGGGCCGCGAGCTCAGCCCGTTCCCGATCCTCGATCGGGTGCGGGCGACTGCCGCGGCCGGATGGTCGGGGATCGGGTTCGGGCAGGACGACCTGCGTCACGCGCGCGACACGATCGGCTTCGCGGCGCTCCGCGCGGAGATCGACGACGCCGGGCTGTCGCACGTCGAGGTGGAGCTCGCCACGGACTGGTGGCGTGAGGATGACGCCTGGCGTGGCACGTGGGATCTGCTGCTCGACGCCGCCCACGACCTCAGCGCCGTGTTCATCAAGGCGGGTCCCGGGATGGGCGAGCCGCCGGCCGACGTGACGGTGTTCGCCGCGCCGCTGCGCCGCCTCGCGGAGGAGGCGGCCGACGCGGGGACGCGGGTGGCCCTCGAGCCCTTCCCCTTCGGAACCATCGCGACCATCCCGCAGGGCGTGCAGGCGGTGCGCGCGGCCGACCATCCCGCCCTCGGCCTGCTCGTGGATTTCTGGCACGTCTTCCGACCGGGCACCTCCTTCGCGGAGCTCCGCGAGGTGCTGGACCCGGCCATCCTCTTCGGCGTCGAGCTCAGCGATGCCGAGTTCGAGGTCAGCGGGACGCTCTTCGAGGACACGCGCGACAATCGGCGGCTGATCGGCGAGGGCGCGCAGGACGTGGTCGGCTTCATCCGGACGATCCGCGAGATCGGCTACCGGGGCCCGTGGGGAGTGGAGATCCTCTCCGCCGAGCATCGGCGCCGCCCCCTCGACGAGGCCATGCGCGTCGCGTACGCGACGGCCGCGGAGACGCTCGCTCGGGCGTGA
- the iolG gene encoding inositol 2-dehydrogenase encodes MTSSLRFGLIGTGRIGQVHAASVAAIPGTELSWVADPFIDGAAETARRYGGANVTADPLEAIRSGEVDGVIIASPTPTHVDLIDAAIDAGVPVLCEKPIDLDIVRVDALREKAASSSTPVVLGFNRRFDPHFADLRRRVADGEIGALEQLSITSRDPEAPPAAYIAVSGGIFRDMTIHDFDMARFFVPDIVEVTARGARQFDAAIAAAGDYDAVVVTLRGAGGELITITNSRHSAYGYDQRIEAFGPQGLLQVGNIPATQVRAYTGAQVEGLAPYRRFFLERYADAYRLELEAFADLIRGGEDRSPGFEDGRAALVLADAAVRSAAEGVSVAVDLSA; translated from the coding sequence ATGACCTCCTCCCTCCGCTTCGGGCTCATCGGCACCGGCCGCATCGGCCAGGTGCACGCCGCGAGCGTCGCCGCCATCCCGGGCACCGAGCTGTCGTGGGTCGCCGACCCGTTCATCGACGGCGCGGCCGAGACCGCCCGCCGCTACGGCGGCGCGAACGTCACCGCCGACCCGCTCGAGGCCATCCGCTCGGGAGAGGTCGACGGCGTGATCATCGCCTCGCCCACCCCCACGCATGTCGACCTCATCGATGCCGCCATCGACGCCGGCGTTCCGGTGCTGTGCGAGAAGCCCATCGACCTCGACATCGTGCGCGTCGACGCGCTGCGCGAGAAGGCCGCGTCGTCGTCGACGCCGGTCGTGCTCGGCTTCAACCGCCGCTTCGACCCGCACTTCGCCGACCTCCGCCGTCGTGTCGCGGACGGCGAGATCGGCGCGCTCGAGCAGCTCTCGATCACGAGCCGCGACCCCGAGGCGCCGCCGGCGGCCTACATCGCGGTGTCGGGCGGCATCTTCCGCGACATGACCATCCACGACTTCGACATGGCGCGGTTCTTCGTCCCCGACATCGTCGAGGTCACCGCGCGGGGCGCCCGCCAGTTCGACGCGGCGATCGCGGCGGCCGGCGACTACGACGCGGTCGTGGTCACCCTCCGCGGCGCCGGCGGCGAGCTCATCACGATCACGAACTCGCGCCACAGCGCGTACGGCTACGACCAGCGCATCGAGGCGTTCGGGCCCCAGGGCCTGCTCCAGGTCGGGAACATCCCGGCGACGCAGGTGCGCGCCTACACGGGCGCGCAGGTGGAGGGCCTCGCGCCCTACCGCCGGTTCTTCCTCGAGCGCTACGCGGACGCGTACCGGCTCGAACTCGAGGCGTTCGCCGACCTCATCCGGGGCGGCGAGGATCGCAGCCCCGGCTTCGAGGACGGCCGCGCCGCCCTCGTCCTCGCCGACGCCGCCGTGCGCTCAGCGGCCGAGGGCGTCTCCGTCGCGGTGGACCTGAGCGCATGA
- a CDS encoding sugar phosphate isomerase/epimerase family protein — protein sequence MARIATAPISWGISEVPDWGFQFAPERVLGEMRALGHTATELGPDGFLPPAPAAKASELARFGITAVGSFVPVVLHDVASDPLPRIERELDDYAATGADVLIVAAVTGQDGYDVQREALTDAEWETLFRNLDAIRERAALRGVTAAIHPHVGTVVETADDVERVIAGSSALFCFDTGHLMIGGVDPVAFARDHASRIAHTHLKDVSLDGMQRVKAGDLTYFDAIAADRLYRPLGQGDVDVRAIVASLVDAGYTGWFVLEQDKVVAMEPAEGEGPIEDARASVEYLRALLAEREG from the coding sequence ATGGCGAGGATCGCCACCGCTCCCATCAGCTGGGGCATCAGCGAGGTCCCCGACTGGGGCTTCCAATTCGCGCCAGAGCGGGTCCTCGGCGAGATGCGCGCGCTCGGCCACACCGCCACCGAGCTCGGGCCCGACGGCTTCCTCCCGCCGGCGCCGGCGGCCAAGGCGTCGGAGCTCGCGCGGTTCGGCATCACCGCGGTGGGGAGCTTCGTGCCGGTCGTGCTGCACGATGTCGCGTCCGACCCGCTGCCCCGCATCGAGCGCGAGCTCGACGACTACGCCGCCACGGGTGCCGACGTGCTCATCGTCGCGGCGGTCACCGGTCAGGACGGCTACGACGTGCAGCGCGAGGCGCTGACCGACGCCGAGTGGGAGACCCTCTTCCGCAATCTCGACGCCATCCGCGAGCGCGCGGCTCTTCGCGGCGTGACCGCGGCCATCCACCCGCATGTCGGAACCGTCGTGGAGACCGCCGACGACGTCGAGCGCGTCATCGCGGGCTCCTCCGCGCTGTTCTGCTTCGACACGGGCCACCTCATGATCGGCGGGGTGGACCCCGTCGCGTTCGCGCGGGACCACGCGTCGCGGATCGCGCACACCCACCTCAAGGACGTGTCGCTCGACGGCATGCAGCGGGTGAAGGCCGGCGATCTGACCTACTTCGACGCGATCGCGGCGGATCGGCTCTACCGCCCGCTCGGGCAGGGCGACGTGGACGTGCGCGCGATCGTGGCGAGCCTCGTCGACGCCGGGTACACCGGCTGGTTCGTCCTGGAGCAGGACAAGGTCGTCGCCATGGAGCCCGCCGAGGGCGAGGGCCCGATCGAGGACGCCCGCGCGAGCGTCGAGTACCTCCGCGCCCTCCTCGCGGAGCGGGAGGGCTGA
- a CDS encoding transketolase family protein, which yields MKAQRVVWGETIADLAATDDRVVVLDGDLATSTRADIVADRVPDAFVQVGIAEQNMVGMAFGLSTLGYRPWLSTFGVFLTHRAVDQIRMLVSQTKAPVRIASAYSGLLNGSSGKTHQDIEDLAIMRAMPNMTVIAPADEVEAEAVFRWAADFDGPVYVRVARDAVTPVFEAPYTFEPGQPLLVADGEDVTLISTGVQTSRTLDAVRILAERGVRAKLIHLPTLKPLDADALCALVGDAREVVTVEEHSRIGGLGGLVAEVLSERGTARLVRIGLEDRWSESAPNDFLLDKYGLSPERVADAVLAQTAVAV from the coding sequence ATGAAGGCACAGCGGGTGGTGTGGGGCGAGACGATCGCGGACCTCGCCGCGACGGACGACCGGGTGGTCGTCCTCGACGGCGACCTGGCGACCTCGACCAGGGCCGACATCGTCGCGGATCGCGTCCCCGACGCGTTCGTCCAGGTCGGCATCGCCGAGCAGAACATGGTGGGGATGGCCTTCGGGCTCTCCACACTCGGGTACCGGCCGTGGCTGTCGACGTTCGGGGTGTTCCTCACGCATCGGGCGGTCGACCAGATCCGCATGCTCGTCTCTCAGACGAAGGCGCCCGTGCGCATCGCCTCCGCCTACAGCGGGCTGCTGAACGGCTCCAGCGGCAAGACCCACCAGGACATCGAGGACCTCGCGATCATGCGCGCCATGCCGAACATGACCGTCATCGCGCCCGCCGACGAGGTCGAGGCCGAAGCGGTCTTCCGCTGGGCGGCAGACTTCGACGGGCCCGTCTACGTGCGCGTGGCACGCGACGCCGTCACCCCGGTGTTCGAGGCGCCCTACACGTTCGAGCCGGGGCAGCCGCTGCTCGTCGCGGACGGCGAGGATGTCACGCTCATCTCCACCGGCGTGCAGACGTCCCGCACGCTCGACGCGGTGCGCATCCTCGCAGAGCGCGGCGTGCGCGCGAAGCTCATCCACCTGCCCACCCTCAAGCCGCTGGACGCCGACGCACTGTGCGCGCTCGTCGGAGATGCCCGCGAGGTCGTGACCGTCGAGGAGCACAGCCGCATCGGCGGACTGGGCGGACTCGTCGCGGAGGTGCTGTCGGAGCGCGGCACCGCGCGGCTCGTGCGGATCGGACTCGAGGACCGCTGGTCGGAGTCGGCGCCGAACGACTTCCTCCTCGACAAGTACGGGCTCTCGCCCGAGCGCGTCGCGGACGCGGTGCTCGCGCAGACCGCCGTCGCCGTCTGA
- a CDS encoding LacI family DNA-binding transcriptional regulator, with amino-acid sequence MEDGASRRPTIRDVAAAAGVSKSLVSLLYAGGSVGPERRERILAAADRLGFRPNLTARALSSADGGFTGVLVADLHNSVFAEVVDAARAELARHGRSALLTSAMMPDPDGVPHLDERALAVFHDLRPRSILVVGSIPDLAALTEIIAGTPLVVASAVGEHVPVAATVRSDDAAGIRLAVEHLLEQGHRRIAHIGGRGGVVAERRLETYLAVVAEHGIEPLVAPADFTERAGYTATRELLEADGRDRPTGIVAVNDLAAVGALAAASGAGVAMAVTGYDDSQVARLPQVGLTSVDPRNAEIGAAAAGCVIEVEGGAAPQQPETLIAPRLVVRTSTPSPR; translated from the coding sequence ATGGAGGATGGCGCGAGCAGGCGGCCGACGATCCGCGACGTCGCCGCGGCGGCCGGGGTGTCGAAGTCCCTCGTGTCCCTCCTCTACGCGGGCGGAAGCGTTGGGCCCGAACGCCGCGAGCGCATCCTCGCCGCGGCCGACCGGCTCGGGTTCCGGCCGAACCTGACGGCGCGGGCGCTGTCGTCGGCGGATGGCGGCTTCACGGGCGTCCTGGTGGCCGACCTGCACAACTCGGTGTTCGCCGAGGTCGTCGACGCCGCGCGCGCCGAGCTGGCGCGCCACGGACGCAGCGCGCTCCTCACCTCGGCGATGATGCCCGACCCCGACGGCGTGCCGCACCTCGACGAGCGCGCCCTCGCGGTCTTCCACGACCTCCGCCCCCGGAGCATCCTCGTGGTCGGCTCGATCCCCGACCTCGCCGCCCTGACCGAGATCATCGCGGGCACGCCCCTCGTGGTCGCGAGCGCCGTCGGCGAGCACGTCCCCGTCGCCGCGACCGTCCGCTCCGACGACGCCGCCGGCATCCGGCTCGCCGTCGAGCACCTTCTGGAGCAGGGCCACCGCCGCATCGCGCACATCGGCGGCCGGGGCGGGGTCGTCGCCGAGCGGCGTCTCGAGACCTACCTCGCCGTCGTGGCCGAGCACGGGATCGAGCCGCTGGTCGCGCCCGCCGACTTCACGGAGCGCGCCGGATACACGGCGACTCGAGAGCTGCTCGAGGCGGATGGCCGGGACCGGCCGACGGGGATCGTCGCCGTGAACGATCTGGCGGCGGTGGGCGCGCTCGCCGCGGCGTCCGGCGCGGGCGTCGCGATGGCGGTGACGGGGTACGACGACTCGCAGGTGGCCCGCCTGCCGCAGGTCGGACTCACGAGCGTCGACCCGCGCAATGCGGAGATCGGCGCCGCTGCGGCCGGATGCGTCATCGAGGTGGAGGGCGGTGCGGCGCCGCAGCAGCCCGAGACGCTCATCGCCCCCCGGCTGGTGGTGCGCACCTCGACGCCATCGCCGCGCTGA